One Eubacteriales bacterium mix99 genomic window carries:
- a CDS encoding MurR/RpiR family transcriptional regulator → MRDILFNIKEWKDSFKPSEKKIAEYVLKYPEKVINMAITELADACSTSEASIVRFSRTLSLKGFQELKIKIAASLTRQNPSQNDSIGGINRNDSTATIMKKIVEFNRQAIDQTASVLDISELDKAIDILSGAQRIDFTGMGASGIVAYDAMTKFIRINTLCHYYPDSHLQLTSAANLTKNDAAVGISYSGATREVIDILKVAKERGASTISITKVGNSPLTEFADVALFVSSQEAIFRMGAMASRIAQLNLIDILFVNVAMKKYDKNMESLENTSGATSIRKV, encoded by the coding sequence ATGAGAGATATCTTGTTCAATATCAAGGAATGGAAGGATTCGTTCAAGCCTTCCGAAAAGAAAATAGCGGAGTACGTTCTGAAGTATCCGGAGAAGGTCATCAATATGGCCATCACGGAGCTGGCGGATGCCTGTTCCACCAGTGAAGCAAGCATCGTCCGGTTTTCCAGGACCCTGAGCCTAAAGGGATTTCAGGAGTTAAAGATCAAGATCGCCGCATCCCTGACCCGGCAGAATCCTTCACAGAATGACAGCATTGGCGGCATTAACAGGAACGATTCCACGGCCACCATCATGAAAAAAATCGTGGAGTTCAACAGGCAGGCGATTGACCAGACAGCCTCCGTGCTGGACATCAGTGAGCTGGACAAGGCCATTGACATCTTATCCGGAGCCCAGCGGATTGATTTTACGGGGATGGGGGCATCCGGCATCGTGGCCTATGATGCCATGACAAAGTTTATCCGGATCAATACCTTATGCCATTACTATCCGGACAGCCACCTGCAGCTGACATCCGCAGCCAATCTGACAAAAAATGACGCTGCCGTGGGCATTTCCTATTCCGGAGCCACCAGGGAGGTCATCGACATTCTGAAGGTGGCAAAGGAAAGAGGCGCTTCCACGATCAGCATCACAAAGGTCGGGAACTCTCCCCTGACCGAATTTGCGGATGTTGCCCTTTTTGTATCGTCCCAGGAAGCCATTTTCCGGATGGGAGCCATGGCATCCCGTATCGCGCAGCTGAATCTGATCGATATCCTGTTTGTAAACGTGGCAATGAAAAAATACGATAAAAACATGGAGTCTCTGGAGAATACCAGCGGAGCCACTTCCATCCGGAAGGTCTGA
- the murQ gene encoding N-acetylmuramic acid 6-phosphate etherase, protein MEDQKGSGIDSDQGNKPDQGSKSKSKSKDGKMQNTEDLLGSLTTEQQNSSSWNIDRIDTLDILKVMNAEDKKVAYSVEGSLEDVARAVDRIVPRMKKGGRLLYFGAGTSGRLAILDAAECPPTFGTDPQLVQGFMAGGQDAFHVAQEDIEDRKEEGVREVQRQAITGRDTVVGLSASGQAAYIIGVLKEAGRRGALTISITCNEHSALDRAADIPINTVVGPEILMGSTRLKAGTAQKMILNMISTAVMVRLGKVYRNLMVDLNPKNKKLMERARRIIMLATGVSYRKAEDYLNRSHRSPKTAIVMIETGSDYETACKWLKEEDGFIVKAVEHGHKNN, encoded by the coding sequence ATGGAAGATCAAAAGGGTTCCGGAATAGATTCGGATCAAGGCAACAAACCGGATCAAGGCAGTAAATCAAAAAGCAAATCAAAAGATGGAAAAATGCAGAACACCGAGGATCTGCTGGGCTCCCTGACAACGGAACAGCAAAACAGCAGCAGCTGGAATATTGACCGGATCGATACTCTGGATATCCTGAAAGTGATGAATGCAGAAGATAAAAAGGTGGCCTATTCGGTGGAAGGAAGTCTGGAGGACGTTGCCCGGGCGGTGGACCGGATCGTCCCCCGGATGAAAAAAGGCGGCCGGCTTCTGTACTTCGGCGCGGGAACCAGCGGAAGGCTGGCAATCCTGGACGCTGCAGAATGTCCGCCTACCTTTGGAACGGATCCACAGTTGGTTCAGGGTTTTATGGCAGGAGGACAGGATGCCTTTCATGTCGCGCAGGAGGATATTGAGGACAGAAAGGAAGAAGGCGTCAGAGAGGTTCAAAGGCAGGCGATCACCGGCCGGGACACCGTCGTCGGTCTGTCCGCCAGCGGCCAGGCAGCCTACATCATCGGAGTATTGAAAGAAGCCGGAAGGCGCGGAGCCCTTACCATCTCCATTACCTGCAATGAACATTCCGCCCTGGATCGGGCAGCGGATATCCCCATCAACACCGTGGTGGGTCCGGAGATATTGATGGGCTCCACCCGGCTCAAAGCCGGTACGGCACAGAAAATGATCCTGAACATGATCTCCACAGCCGTTATGGTCAGGCTCGGGAAAGTATACAGGAATCTGATGGTGGACCTGAATCCCAAAAACAAAAAGCTGATGGAACGGGCCAGGAGAATTATCATGCTGGCTACCGGCGTGTCCTACCGGAAAGCGGAGGATTACCTGAATCGGAGCCACCGGAGTCCAAAGACAGCCATCGTCATGATCGAAACAGGATCCGATTATGAAACCGCCTGCAAATGGCTGAAAGAAGAAGACGGATTCATCGTAAAGGCCGTGGAACACGGGCACAAAAACAACTGA
- a CDS encoding ABC transporter permease subunit, whose protein sequence is MSNASMQYRTAGPKTSRQKIGRKIWANRWIYLMILPVMVYYILFHYWPMLWLRIAFYDFRILKGFEGSKFVGWKHFQSFMSNPDFLTIMWNTLYLNILSLIFSFPAPIIFAIFLNELAGGKFKKGVQTISYLPHFLSIVVVVSMIRNILSPSMGIVNSILKQLGGKEIYFIGEPGYFRPIMIISGIWQEMGWSSIIFLSAIAGINTELYESAVIDGANRWKQVLHITLPGISQTIIVMLILRIGSLLSVGFEKVYLMQNPHNLGVSEVLSTYVYKRGMVNNNYSLATAVGLFNGAISLVLVAVANKLSKKYSEISLI, encoded by the coding sequence ATGTCCAATGCATCCATGCAGTACCGAACCGCCGGGCCGAAAACGAGCCGGCAGAAAATCGGCAGGAAGATATGGGCCAACCGATGGATTTATCTGATGATTCTTCCGGTTATGGTTTACTACATTTTGTTTCATTACTGGCCCATGCTTTGGCTGAGAATTGCCTTTTACGATTTCAGGATCCTGAAGGGGTTCGAAGGAAGCAAATTCGTGGGATGGAAGCACTTTCAATCCTTTATGAGCAATCCGGATTTTCTGACCATTATGTGGAATACATTGTATCTGAACATCCTGAGTTTGATCTTTTCCTTCCCCGCTCCAATCATCTTTGCAATCTTTCTGAACGAACTGGCAGGGGGAAAGTTCAAAAAGGGTGTGCAGACCATCAGTTATCTGCCGCATTTCCTTTCCATCGTGGTCGTTGTGAGCATGATCCGGAATATCCTCTCCCCTTCCATGGGCATAGTCAACTCCATCCTGAAACAACTGGGAGGAAAGGAAATCTACTTCATTGGAGAGCCCGGATATTTTCGCCCCATTATGATTATTTCCGGGATATGGCAGGAAATGGGCTGGAGTTCCATTATCTTTCTGTCGGCTATTGCCGGCATCAATACGGAATTATATGAATCCGCTGTCATTGATGGCGCCAACAGATGGAAACAGGTCCTGCACATTACGCTCCCGGGCATTTCACAGACCATCATAGTCATGCTGATCCTGCGGATCGGATCCCTGTTGTCGGTAGGATTTGAAAAGGTATATCTGATGCAGAATCCCCATAATCTCGGCGTATCCGAAGTGTTATCCACCTATGTCTATAAACGGGGTATGGTCAACAACAACTACAGTCTGGCAACCGCTGTCGGCCTGTTTAACGGAGCCATCAGCCTGGTTCTTGTGGCAGTGGCAAACAAATTGAGCAAAAAATATTCGGAAATCAGTTTAATATAG
- a CDS encoding carbohydrate ABC transporter permease, whose translation MSASTMKTKGEKVFDVFNVILMCLLIILFLYPVLNVLAISLSSSSPVQRGEVTFYPIGITGKAYHNIFNNQHIWRSYANTIYVAAVGCVLGMIFSTAAAYPLAFGNFYGKKLYAFMILFTMWFGGGMIPSYLVMRNLKLLDTHWALIFSSLAPAYYIIILRSFFQSIPISLIESARLDGANDVICMIRIVLPVSRPVLATVALWFIVGHWNSFLPPLMYLNDTDKYTLQVVLHDIVLQASGKLYEVEAAVHAGEGSMVIPQQVQNAVIFVSLIPMLMIYPFLQRYFVKGILIGSVKA comes from the coding sequence ATGTCGGCTTCAACCATGAAAACCAAAGGAGAAAAGGTATTTGACGTTTTCAATGTGATTCTCATGTGTCTCCTGATTATTTTGTTTCTCTACCCGGTATTGAATGTACTGGCCATATCACTGAGCTCCAGTTCCCCGGTACAGCGGGGGGAGGTGACCTTTTACCCCATCGGCATAACCGGCAAGGCCTATCACAATATTTTCAACAATCAGCATATCTGGAGATCCTACGCCAATACCATCTACGTGGCAGCGGTCGGCTGTGTGTTGGGAATGATTTTCAGTACAGCCGCAGCATACCCGCTGGCATTCGGTAACTTTTACGGGAAAAAGCTCTATGCGTTCATGATCCTGTTTACCATGTGGTTTGGTGGCGGCATGATCCCGTCCTATCTGGTCATGCGGAATCTGAAACTTCTGGATACCCATTGGGCATTGATATTCAGCTCCCTGGCCCCGGCCTACTATATCATCATTCTGAGAAGCTTTTTTCAGAGCATTCCCATATCCCTGATTGAGTCGGCCAGGCTGGACGGGGCAAACGATGTGATCTGCATGATCCGGATTGTACTTCCGGTCTCCAGGCCGGTCCTTGCCACGGTGGCACTCTGGTTCATCGTCGGGCACTGGAACAGCTTTCTGCCGCCTCTCATGTATTTGAATGACACAGACAAATACACCCTGCAGGTGGTCCTGCATGATATCGTTCTACAGGCCTCCGGAAAATTATATGAGGTGGAAGCTGCGGTGCATGCCGGGGAAGGCAGCATGGTGATCCCGCAGCAGGTGCAGAATGCGGTGATTTTCGTATCCCTGATCCCCATGCTGATGATCTACCCGTTTCTTCAGCGTTATTTTGTAAAAGGCATCCTCATTGGATCCGTCAAGGCCTGA
- a CDS encoding extracellular solute-binding protein, with protein MQKKAIRQIIGLVLSLVMLSAFIGCSKNSPETSNPKPKESAKKGTDAKDTEKGKESLKFSYMSSIWGVHPQDGTPIFDELMKRTNTEIDFRWYPTDQYEEKVTVTLGSDDMPDVLAGGGTAKLVDEGAILPLDDLLESHGKNILAQLTDDDYPYMRSAMDGHIYTVPFILDFPPAYAMQIRKDWLDNVGIEKAPETWDEWKTVWKAFKDQDANKDGDATNEIPYAGDVYGLLPAFGINVSNKIGFTVDSGGKYTLMYGMPEFRTFLKEMQSMYKEGLLDKEFATRGTYVDNPELEKVLSANLVGSTMTWAANTRTSTEVMREVEPKAAMIGVPPIKGPDGKQGIPSRVRVSPTASITIAGEDKAEQIIDFYNYVFSEDGIKLMSYGLEGTHHEIRDSRPVLKEPYINSFDDARKAGLNFTPFPHLFTEDAYMQITTGGKAYEELTEPMQYFYDALYAGQDFFFTPIPTLTTDAYSEKQADIMPKLEAMVAQCVIGELSVDDFYKEYDKLKPIGLQDILDQGEEAWKKISK; from the coding sequence ATGCAAAAAAAGGCCATAAGACAAATTATCGGGCTGGTATTGTCACTGGTAATGCTCTCCGCGTTCATAGGCTGTTCGAAGAACAGTCCGGAAACAAGCAATCCAAAGCCGAAGGAATCCGCAAAAAAAGGCACGGACGCAAAGGACACCGAAAAAGGAAAAGAATCCCTGAAATTCAGCTACATGAGCAGCATCTGGGGTGTCCATCCGCAGGACGGGACTCCCATCTTTGATGAACTCATGAAACGGACCAATACCGAAATTGATTTTCGCTGGTATCCTACGGATCAGTACGAAGAAAAAGTAACCGTCACACTGGGCTCCGACGATATGCCGGATGTCCTTGCCGGAGGAGGCACTGCCAAACTGGTGGACGAAGGAGCGATCCTCCCGCTGGACGATCTGCTGGAAAGTCACGGAAAAAATATTCTTGCCCAGCTGACGGATGATGATTACCCGTATATGCGCTCTGCCATGGACGGACACATTTATACCGTACCATTTATCCTGGATTTCCCGCCTGCCTACGCCATGCAGATCCGGAAGGACTGGCTGGATAACGTGGGAATTGAAAAAGCACCTGAAACATGGGATGAATGGAAAACCGTATGGAAAGCCTTTAAGGATCAGGACGCCAACAAGGATGGAGACGCCACCAACGAAATTCCCTATGCAGGAGATGTGTATGGCCTGCTGCCGGCCTTTGGAATCAATGTTTCCAACAAAATCGGCTTTACCGTGGACTCCGGCGGAAAATACACTTTAATGTACGGAATGCCGGAATTCCGAACATTCCTCAAAGAAATGCAGTCCATGTACAAGGAAGGCCTGCTGGATAAGGAATTTGCCACCCGGGGCACATATGTTGACAATCCCGAGCTGGAAAAGGTACTGTCCGCAAACCTGGTCGGTTCAACGATGACATGGGCAGCCAATACCCGAACCTCCACGGAAGTCATGAGAGAAGTCGAGCCGAAAGCTGCAATGATCGGCGTACCGCCCATCAAGGGACCGGACGGAAAGCAGGGCATTCCCTCACGGGTGCGGGTCTCCCCCACAGCGTCCATCACGATTGCCGGCGAAGACAAGGCGGAACAGATTATCGACTTCTACAATTACGTATTCAGCGAGGACGGCATCAAACTCATGTCCTACGGACTGGAAGGGACTCATCATGAGATCAGGGACTCCAGGCCCGTGCTGAAGGAACCCTACATCAACTCCTTTGACGATGCCCGGAAGGCCGGACTGAACTTTACCCCATTCCCGCATCTGTTTACGGAGGATGCCTATATGCAGATCACAACCGGCGGCAAGGCCTATGAAGAACTGACGGAGCCAATGCAGTACTTCTATGATGCATTGTATGCCGGTCAGGATTTCTTCTTCACTCCGATTCCGACATTGACCACGGATGCCTACTCGGAGAAACAGGCGGATATTATGCCGAAACTGGAGGCCATGGTGGCGCAGTGCGTTATCGGAGAACTTTCCGTGGACGACTTTTACAAGGAATATGATAAATTGAAACCCATCGGCCTGCAGGATATCCTGGACCAGGGTGAGGAAGCCTGGAAAAAGATCAGTAAATAA
- a CDS encoding DUF1343 domain-containing protein has protein sequence MKPIMCGIDRIETDPEILKNQKAGLITNHTGVNRELESTIDILKESENLVCLFAPEHGVRGELQAGATVSDSIDKNSGAGVYSLYGKNRKPTEAMLRDVDVLVYDIQDVGARYYTYLSTMACGMEAAKDTKKKFMVLDRPNPLGGVRTEGDILNSKFSSFIGRYPIPARYGLTAGELAGLINCEFGIGCDLEVVKMDGWKRDRYFEETGLDFLPPSPNIPTLDTALAYIGTCLFEGTNVSEGRGTTQPFLIIGAPWMDGFQTAQELNHLDLPGVKFCPCYFTPTFSKYEGEHCEGIRIQIRDKYRIQPFRMGVAILCSLHENYEEFSFLPPYKAGGTAPFDLLAGTTELKTAIQSGNTDPFLKDADSRLAGFEKTREKYFLY, from the coding sequence ATGAAACCCATAATGTGTGGGATCGACCGGATCGAAACAGATCCCGAGATCCTGAAAAACCAAAAAGCCGGTCTGATTACCAATCACACCGGTGTGAACCGGGAACTCGAAAGTACCATCGACATCCTGAAGGAATCGGAAAATCTGGTTTGTCTGTTTGCCCCGGAACATGGAGTCCGAGGGGAATTGCAGGCAGGCGCAACAGTGTCCGATTCCATTGATAAGAACAGCGGCGCAGGGGTATACAGCCTGTATGGAAAGAACCGAAAGCCCACGGAGGCCATGCTCCGGGACGTGGATGTGCTGGTTTACGATATCCAGGACGTGGGAGCGCGATATTATACCTATCTTTCCACCATGGCATGCGGCATGGAAGCGGCAAAAGACACCAAAAAGAAGTTTATGGTGCTGGATCGTCCCAATCCTCTGGGAGGGGTCAGGACGGAAGGGGACATACTGAATTCGAAATTTTCCTCCTTTATCGGCAGATATCCCATTCCTGCAAGATACGGCCTTACCGCAGGGGAACTGGCCGGACTGATCAACTGCGAATTTGGCATCGGCTGCGACCTCGAAGTCGTAAAAATGGACGGATGGAAACGGGACAGGTACTTTGAAGAAACCGGCCTGGATTTCCTGCCCCCCTCCCCCAACATTCCAACCCTGGATACCGCTCTCGCCTATATTGGAACCTGCCTGTTTGAAGGAACCAATGTATCGGAAGGCAGAGGAACCACCCAGCCGTTTTTGATAATCGGAGCGCCATGGATGGACGGATTCCAGACAGCACAGGAATTGAATCACCTGGACCTTCCCGGAGTGAAATTCTGCCCCTGCTATTTTACTCCCACATTTTCAAAATACGAGGGAGAACACTGTGAAGGAATCCGGATCCAGATACGGGATAAATACCGCATACAGCCGTTCCGAATGGGAGTGGCTATCCTTTGCAGCCTGCATGAGAATTATGAAGAGTTCTCCTTTTTGCCGCCTTATAAGGCAGGAGGAACGGCCCCCTTTGACCTGCTGGCTGGAACAACAGAACTGAAAACAGCCATTCAGAGCGGAAATACCGATCCTTTCCTGAAGGATGCAGACTCCCGTCTTGCCGGCTTTGAAAAAACCCGGGAAAAATATTTTCTATACTGA
- a CDS encoding BadF/BadG/BcrA/BcrD ATPase family protein has product MTDSTDTVKKTEPGYIMGIDGGGTKTLLKIAGPGGKLLASCQGGPTNLYSSSRDTVRANLEQVIQDGLAQAQIHMKDLGCISLGMAGADRPQDHVILKELLAGIGMRCRILITNDAVTALYGALGKGEGIILVSGTGSICYGQKTDGSSHRAGGWGHIIGDEGSGYDIGRQILMEVMKSYDGRREPTVLSSLLQDERDLTSPESLLPFVYHSESGKSDIAALGVLLDPACEAGDPAALRIARNAARELFLCVESVLKALRFPGNRTELAMQGGVLVKGKQVKKELTDLLNRACPMVCIRKSLGDAAWGAIRMAAEKQSGSAGANPGTDTGS; this is encoded by the coding sequence ATGACAGATTCAACAGATACCGTAAAAAAGACAGAGCCGGGATATATCATGGGAATTGACGGCGGCGGAACCAAAACGCTTCTGAAAATAGCGGGGCCCGGCGGAAAGCTGCTGGCATCCTGTCAGGGAGGGCCAACCAACCTGTACAGCAGCAGCCGGGATACGGTCCGGGCAAACCTTGAGCAGGTCATTCAGGATGGTCTTGCGCAGGCACAGATCCACATGAAAGATCTCGGCTGCATCAGCCTGGGAATGGCGGGAGCGGACCGGCCGCAGGATCATGTCATTCTGAAAGAACTTCTTGCGGGGATTGGAATGCGATGCCGTATCCTCATCACCAACGATGCAGTCACCGCCCTTTACGGTGCCCTAGGAAAGGGAGAAGGCATCATCCTTGTTTCCGGAACCGGCTCCATCTGTTACGGCCAAAAGACGGACGGATCCTCCCACCGGGCAGGCGGATGGGGGCATATCATCGGGGATGAAGGCAGCGGATACGATATCGGACGCCAGATCCTGATGGAAGTCATGAAAAGTTATGACGGACGCAGGGAACCAACCGTTCTGTCCTCCCTGCTGCAGGACGAACGGGATCTGACCTCCCCTGAAAGTCTTCTTCCTTTTGTATATCATTCCGAATCCGGCAAAAGCGATATTGCCGCACTGGGTGTTCTGCTGGACCCGGCCTGTGAAGCCGGGGACCCGGCTGCCCTGCGCATAGCGCGGAACGCTGCCCGGGAATTGTTCCTTTGTGTTGAATCCGTACTGAAAGCCCTGCGGTTTCCGGGAAATCGGACGGAACTTGCCATGCAGGGCGGTGTTCTGGTGAAAGGAAAACAGGTAAAAAAAGAACTGACCGACCTGCTGAACCGCGCCTGTCCCATGGTTTGCATCCGGAAATCCCTGGGGGATGCCGCATGGGGCGCCATACGGATGGCAGCGGAAAAGCAGTCCGGTTCAGCCGGTGCCAATCCGGGTACCGACACCGGATCATGA
- a CDS encoding glycerol-3-phosphate acyltransferase, producing MIVLYVIVEYFCGSLMFSYWLARLVNRDLTKVGDGNPGAFNLWHAAGYKLGLTGVVLDFLKGYFPLVFLLKNDSIQGMEVIPVALAPILGHIFSPFLGFQGGKAIAVTFGVWSALTQFRVSLVYAIILAVLFLVGRQVSHGTPLPTEVDGLMVVFGLALVGIYLFSQNYPGYLILIWLCNLILLRFTNRAKLRRLVREMDEKYQVKEFLARFHHPD from the coding sequence ATGATTGTGCTGTATGTGATTGTGGAGTATTTTTGTGGTTCCCTGATGTTTTCCTATTGGTTGGCGCGGCTGGTGAACAGGGACTTGACAAAGGTGGGGGACGGCAATCCGGGCGCCTTCAATTTATGGCATGCAGCGGGGTATAAGCTGGGATTGACCGGCGTTGTGCTGGATTTTCTGAAAGGTTATTTTCCCCTTGTATTTCTGCTGAAGAATGACTCCATTCAGGGGATGGAAGTGATTCCTGTGGCCCTTGCACCCATACTGGGACATATCTTTTCTCCCTTCCTGGGATTTCAGGGGGGGAAGGCCATCGCCGTGACTTTCGGAGTATGGAGCGCGTTGACACAATTCCGGGTATCCCTGGTTTATGCCATTATCCTTGCAGTTTTGTTCCTTGTCGGCCGACAGGTCTCCCATGGGACACCTCTTCCAACCGAAGTGGATGGATTGATGGTGGTTTTCGGTCTGGCTCTGGTCGGCATTTATCTTTTTTCGCAGAATTATCCGGGTTATCTGATCCTGATCTGGCTGTGCAATCTGATTCTGCTGAGATTTACAAACCGGGCAAAGCTCCGCAGGCTTGTGCGGGAAATGGATGAAAAATATCAGGTGAAGGAGTTCCTTGCCCGGTTTCATCATCCGGACTGA
- a CDS encoding glycosyltransferase family 2 protein, translating into MTIVLIYFLLCMTGFVLFANLQLDHTEGRTLDARHRGAPEGKRRISVIIPARDEEKSLPNLLRSLKEQTLQPDEIIVVDDFSSDRTREIAEEYPVRIVSTPPLPEGWTGKNWTVWNGYLHSTGEILIFLDADIRLAPNALHSLVATRERCGGAISVIPYHQMEKFYERLSMVLNILGLLSFTSPFERKSNTQGLYGSCIVAVRSDYRKINGHSSVRSEIMDDLSLGKRFSESGIPVNNFLGTDQVSYRMYPGGLRSEIEGFGKSAVSGMKAMRHSTICLVAMWVVGFVTIEILTPFVLILNHSLARWFLISYLIYTVQIFYFVKYTGNYKVFIPVFHGLSSLFMVYIMLYSHYRLKIVGSIPWKGRQVHAGGGQNQ; encoded by the coding sequence TTGACCATTGTCCTTATTTATTTTCTTCTTTGTATGACAGGCTTTGTTTTGTTTGCCAATCTCCAACTGGACCATACCGAAGGAAGGACCCTGGACGCGAGACACAGGGGAGCCCCAGAGGGAAAACGCAGGATTTCTGTCATTATTCCAGCCAGAGATGAGGAAAAAAGCCTTCCCAATCTGCTTCGTTCCCTGAAGGAGCAGACATTACAGCCCGATGAAATCATTGTTGTGGATGATTTTTCCTCCGACCGGACCAGGGAAATTGCAGAGGAATATCCTGTCCGGATCGTTTCCACCCCTCCGCTTCCGGAGGGGTGGACCGGCAAGAACTGGACCGTCTGGAACGGGTATCTGCACTCAACGGGAGAGATCCTGATTTTCCTGGATGCCGATATACGGCTTGCTCCGAATGCCCTGCATTCTCTTGTTGCCACCAGGGAACGATGCGGCGGGGCGATTTCCGTTATACCATATCATCAAATGGAAAAATTCTATGAACGGCTTTCCATGGTTCTGAACATCCTCGGATTATTGTCTTTTACTTCTCCTTTTGAGAGGAAAAGCAATACCCAGGGGCTGTACGGCTCCTGCATTGTGGCAGTAAGATCGGATTACAGGAAAATCAATGGGCACAGCAGTGTCCGGTCCGAGATCATGGATGACTTGAGCCTGGGGAAACGATTTTCGGAATCTGGGATTCCCGTGAACAATTTTCTTGGAACGGATCAGGTTTCCTATCGCATGTATCCGGGAGGCCTGAGAAGTGAAATAGAGGGATTTGGGAAAAGCGCTGTTTCCGGCATGAAAGCCATGCGGCATTCCACGATATGTCTGGTGGCGATGTGGGTCGTCGGTTTTGTCACGATCGAAATTCTGACCCCATTTGTACTGATCCTGAATCATTCTTTGGCACGCTGGTTTTTAATCAGTTACCTGATCTATACCGTACAGATTTTTTATTTTGTGAAGTATACCGGCAATTATAAAGTATTTATACCTGTTTTTCATGGCTTATCTTCTTTATTTATGGTCTATATCATGCTGTATTCCCATTATCGGTTAAAGATTGTCGGCAGCATTCCCTGGAAGGGACGTCAGGTTCATGCAGGGGGTGGACAAAATCAATGA
- a CDS encoding ComEC/Rec2 family competence protein, with the protein MAKRKKNRITFPKILIILLLLAVYSLLSYTGVLNGSRTAGQNSTDTIEVHFIDVGQGDSIYIKMPSQDILIDAGERGRGDAVINYLRNQNVQDLELVVGTHPHSDHIGGLVNVLKTFPTKEVVDPGVVHTSKTYEEYLQLIDTKNITFTEGRAGMRRNYDDSTRLEILSPTNPDEKNLNEDSVVIKLTHGNVAFLFTGDAGSRSEKEMLRNGYSLKSTILKVGHHGSYSSTSRRFLKAVSPEVAIISCGTGNSYGHPHKVTLSKLKAANADIYRTDQNGSVVVKTDGKTYQVTTER; encoded by the coding sequence ATGGCAAAACGAAAGAAAAACCGGATCACTTTTCCAAAGATTCTGATCATATTGCTGCTTCTGGCTGTTTACAGTCTGCTGAGCTATACCGGAGTATTGAACGGCAGCCGGACTGCCGGCCAGAATTCGACGGATACAATAGAAGTCCATTTTATCGATGTTGGGCAGGGGGATTCCATTTATATCAAAATGCCTTCCCAGGATATCCTGATTGATGCCGGGGAACGGGGACGGGGAGATGCTGTTATCAACTACCTTAGAAATCAGAATGTCCAGGATCTGGAACTTGTCGTCGGGACCCATCCCCACTCTGATCATATCGGAGGATTGGTCAATGTCCTGAAGACTTTCCCCACAAAGGAAGTCGTCGATCCCGGAGTCGTACATACCAGTAAGACTTATGAAGAGTATCTGCAGCTGATCGACACGAAGAACATAACATTTACCGAAGGCCGTGCAGGCATGCGCCGCAACTACGATGACAGCACCAGGCTGGAGATCCTCTCCCCAACCAATCCGGATGAAAAGAATCTGAATGAGGATTCTGTCGTAATCAAGCTGACTCACGGCAATGTTGCCTTTTTGTTTACCGGAGACGCGGGAAGCCGATCCGAAAAGGAAATGCTGAGAAATGGATATTCCCTGAAAAGCACAATCCTGAAAGTCGGGCATCATGGGAGCTACAGCAGCACAAGCAGGCGTTTTCTGAAAGCAGTCTCCCCGGAGGTGGCTATTATTTCATGCGGCACCGGAAATTCCTATGGGCATCCCCATAAAGTGACACTGAGTAAATTGAAAGCGGCAAATGCCGACATTTATCGTACGGATCAAAATGGAAGCGTTGTTGTGAAAACCGATGGGAAAACTTATCAGGTAACCACGGAACGATAA
- a CDS encoding DUF3006 domain-containing protein — translation MKAVVDRIENQTAVLLFEDEGIKVDMPLKLLPAGTREGSFLQVDFTLDREGEAAQREKISNLLDKLKNKQDNK, via the coding sequence ATGAAAGCAGTAGTAGATCGGATCGAAAATCAAACCGCAGTGCTTCTCTTCGAGGATGAGGGGATCAAGGTCGATATGCCATTGAAGCTTCTGCCTGCAGGAACCAGGGAAGGAAGCTTTCTGCAGGTTGATTTCACCCTGGATCGGGAAGGCGAAGCCGCACAAAGAGAAAAAATATCCAATCTGCTGGATAAACTGAAAAACAAGCAGGACAACAAATGA